From a region of the Nothobranchius furzeri strain GRZ-AD chromosome 12, NfurGRZ-RIMD1, whole genome shotgun sequence genome:
- the sfr1 gene encoding swi5-dependent recombination DNA repair protein 1 homolog, translating to MDVTPKGDKLKTERCLSYSSAESSPSEEFRKEKHPKPSSSLRERLKRTRRSFTSPLSVAKRLCVDSGEQGGHQASVETGSDPPVSVHNRDNAGSERLSGPTLVSSGDVAQQLRKEVKEKTETLRRLKMVQMYRSKNDLTQLQTLIDKWRSGAQAALCELQSEVPVDGRKASLSELMDLFRLEDSILHFDRTEEDFTT from the exons ATGGATGTCACTCCCAAAGGAGACAAATTAAAGACTGAACGGTGTTTATCGTACAGTTCAGCCGAGTCAAGCCCATCGGAGGAGTTTAGAAAGGAAAAG CATCCGAAGCCGAGTTCCTCTCTGAGGGAGAGGCTGAAGAGAACCAGGCGCTCCTTCACATCGCCCCTCTCGGTGGCCAAACGCCTCTGCGTGGACAGCGGAGAGCAGGGTGGCCATCAAGCTTCAGTGGAAACGGGCAGCGATCCTCCGGTCTCGGTACACAACAGGGATAACGCAGGAAGCGAAAGGCTATCCGGACCCACACTTGTCTCCTCTGGAGACGTTGCACAACAACTCAGAAAGGAGgtgaaagaaaaaacagagactCTGCGCCGACTCAAGATGGTCCAAATGTACAGAAGCAAG AACGATTTAACACAGCTGCAAACCTTGATCGACAAGTGGCGGAGCGGTGCTCAGGCTGCTCTGTGTGAGCTGCAGTCAGAGGTCCCTGTGGATGGACGCAAGGCAAGCCTGTCAGAGCTCATGGACCTGTTCAGGCTGGAGGACAGCATTCTGCACTTTGATCGCACTGAAGAGGACTTCACTACATAA